The Plasmodium knowlesi strain H genome assembly, chromosome: 12 sequence TAGAAACAGCAAAGGAGGTACTAAAAGAAGcaattattttccctttgaaaTTTCCAAAACTGTTTAACTCTTCTGCATTGCCATATAAGGGTATCCTATTATATGGACCCCCAGGGACTGGCAAAACGTTCCTAGCTTTAGCTTGCTCCAATGAATGCAacatgaattttttcaacGTTTCGTCATCAGACTTGGTAAGTAAATATCAAggagaaagtgaaaaatatataaaatgctTATTTGATACAGCAAAAGAGCATGCACCTGCTATAATTTTTATTGATGAAATTGATTCTTTGTGTGGGTCCAGAACAGACGGAGAGAATGAATCAACTAGGAGGATAAAGACAGAGTTTTTAATAAACATGAGCGGCTtaaataattacaaaaataatattatcgTCATGGGGGCGACCAACACCCCGTGGTCTCTAGACAGTGGCTTCAGGCGGAGGTTTGAAAAGAGAATATATATTCCTCTCCCAAATGTGTACGCCAGGATGAAGATATTTGAAAAGTACATAAACGGAAATGAGAGTAATGGCAAGGATCAAGATGCAACGGAAGGTAAAAGCGTAAATGTCGACGGAAGCACCTGCGGCAACGGTAGCCAAAGCAACATAGGGAAAGAGGACATTAAATACTTCGCAACTGTAACCGAAAATTACACAGGCGCTGATATCGACATTATATGCAGAGATGCCGTTTACATGCCAGTCAAGAAATGCCTCCTTTCGAAGTTTTTTAAGCAAGTAAAGAGAAATGGCCAAATTTTCTATACTCCCTGTTCCCCCGGAGATCCAGACCCAAccaaagttgaaaaaaatgtaatgagTTTAAATGAGAACGAATTACTGTTGCCACCTCTATCAGTGCAAGATTTCAAAACAGCCATATCCAATGCAAAGCCTTCGCTGTCTGTCGACGATTTGAAGAAGTATGAGGAGTGGACCCAACAGTATGGAATGAATGGCACGTGAGCAACgtgaaataaagaaaaaatacctAATAACtaagcactttttttttgtgacatAGTAACAAAACGTTACGCATGAATGGGCgcattgaaaaaatggaactttttttttttttttttttttttttttttttttagcaggTGCATCCTTTCGTGGcagtgcgttttttttttttttttttcgtgtcctAATGTGGGGACAGAAAATCTGCCATTATGGCAACACCTCAATTGTGTGTTTATTCATTTGATACTTTCATgattctctttttattcgaATGAATATTGTGGGTCTTAAAAACTTTTCATATGAGTAGCGGTTAATGCTTTTTTTGCAGGCACCCAAATGTgacaaatgaaaatatccCACTTGGCTACCTTTCCCCGTAGTACACCACGGGGATAGCGTAATAAAGAGtacaatatattttttttcttttttcttcccatacGCATGGTCAGAATGATCATTTGGTGGGGAGTGTTTAGCGgcaaaacaacaacaaaaaaaaagggataccAAGTGGAGCTACATCGGGGAGTGGTCCACATTGCTAATAAAAGTGTAGTGGCAAATACAAGGGGCCAACTACTACACGGACGATGCTActgttaacaaaaaaaaaaaaaaaaaaaaaaaaaaaaaaagacaaacgCGTGTGGAGGGTATTACCCATGGAAGGTGCACACACAAACAATTATATAATCGACGCggaaaaggaattttccGTCATGTGAAATATTCCCTAGAAGGGTGAAGACCTTATATAACATTCATATGGTTCTTCTCAAATCAGACAGCTTCTTCCTCAATAAAACTAAATTGTTCAAACATTCGCATGACATATAATGGTCATACATACTGGTGGAGTTGTCCTCACCGtctgaaaatttttttccataaattTTATGGCATATTTTCTTTGAAAAAGGCGTTATGTTTTTCCGCTTGTAGTGGAGAATATGCTCATAACAGTACTCGCAAAGCTTCTTATTGAATTCTTCGTTGGATAAGataaaattaacattttcaCTTTGTTCATGTTTTGCGCTGGTACCGTTTTGCCTTTTCGCACTttcttgcctttttttatataaaaaatgggtgCCATTCATATTTAAAATGTAGTTGATGATGTGGTACAGGTGGGGAAATATGCTCATTAAAATGTTGAGCATGACGTAATTTTTGCAATACAGCGTTAGGGCTAAAGCATGAATTGGCAACtttaacaataaaaaaattcttagTAAAAACCAGATAATGTCATTTTTGTGAATGCAGCAAGTTTcaataaatgaatttttttttttttcttgttttttctgtccaacatttttatcatccaACTTTGCGTTCGGTTCAAGATTGACAATAGTAGAACAAATATAATtgtaaattctttttttaattttatattttaagtACTTCTTGGGATATTCCGTATTCTTCACATTACacacacgaaaaaaatagtacaaatattttaaggTGTTATGAATaggtatatatttataaacaGATGGGGCAAAATGCGTTTCCAGGAATGTGTAATTTGTGagtttattatatatatcgtatgaatataaatttctgcgatacatatttttttcattttgtatttccATCTTGGACATATTGCGCGTGTACTCTTCCATCACGCTGGACGTGTCCTTCCTTTTGAGGTTctccttcttcgttttccAGAAGCTTATATTAAAATGTCTCTTAAAAGATTTATATATATCGATGAGAAAACACTTGTGTGACGCGTCATCTGCGAAGGATTTATTAATAActtggttttctttttccaatttgttaaaaattgttCCTAGTTCTTTCATGTGATTCATATATTTCGTGTATTCCTGATAGTTCTCTTTGAAAGTGCTCGACATGTTCTGTGGTGGTGGAAAAGCGTTTCCATAACCGTCACCCTGCAGTTTCTCCCCATTGGGGTGATCCGCCTCATCATGGTCTTTATTACTATTTCTGGGGGGGTTCATCCTACGACCATTTGGCTTCATTCCtttgccatttttacaaTCCCCATTGTTGCCTTTTCGCCTAGGTTGATTTCCTGCGTCGCTTTGCTGGAAGAATCCCATCTGTTCATTCCACATGGTGTTACCGACGTGGGTTGATTCATTACCATGTGGCACCGTTCTTGGTTTGTCtgaatttacaaaatgaaactCCCAATCAGTGTAACCATGCAGAGAAACGTCGACGGGACAGATTCCCCAAAATACGTTCTGGAACAAACTCGACTTGAAAAAGTACGAATgtgagaaaaaggagagaatgTCCACCTTTAGGCCAATCACGAAGTAGTACAGTTCGAACCACATCATGTTGTAAATGTAGTAACACACGATAttttgaaccagaaggataaACCTGATGTAGATGTTCTTCACTTCAGCGAGATCCACATTTTGTTCGTCCTCTAGAGGTGAAGAACGGAGTCCCACCAGATTGGGAGTGCACCCTAAGATGGACAAATTACACGTGTGTAGTTTAGGGAACGAATCCatattgtttaaaaaaaaagctattaCATCATGGTTGTAGAAAAATTCGCAgacaattttattcatttggaACTTTTTGAAAGAGAAGGTTTTGATTTTCAGGGAGAGCTTACTCCTTCCCTCTATGTCTAGTGACTCTTCATCGTATACGTAAtgattcattttgtttgggCTGCAAATCTCTGCGCTGcgatttcttcttctctgcAGAGCATCACCAATGTGGGCATCTTCTAGCAAAAATTGGAAGAGATTCACCTCATCTGCTTTTGCGAATTTGatgttattaaaaatatttgtgcacaaaaggagaaagaagaaattgtcATGATTAGCACAACTACTGTTTGCTCCTGTTATGGCGTTCTCcatgatttttctttttgttacATCCTCCAAGCCAAAATAGTTACAATGAAATAGGTAGTCTCTCCCCCTATTTTCAAATAAAGTATAAAAAAGTATGCACATGAAATTGATCAGGTCATCTGCATACTTGATATTATTTCTGAGACTCATACACAGAAAGTACATGCAATAAAATTTCCTGACGTTATATATCCCCAGATAGTTCTGTATATTAATGATGAATAGAGAGCATATGTTATACCTCTGGTTGGGTAAGCAAAGGTACATGAAATCGTGAGGCATATAATTGCCCAGTGCATACATCAAGATGGCGCTGACGTAAGGATCCATCTTCCTTATAATGTTGATAACAACCTCTGCCATGTGAAATTTGCAAAACTTTCGCAACATTTTTAGGAGAACCATGAGGTGGAACACGTGCCTTCTCTTCAGCACGCACAGTAGGTACAGACCACCGTAGTACACGTTGCAGTTTATTTTATATGCGTAATCAGTGTGCACGTCGAATGGAGGAATTTGCCGATCCTTCGAGCTGTTACACAACTCATGGTGTGACCCCTTGTGGGTAGCAACTTTGGTTGTTCCTGTGGGCTTTCCAATAGAAGTCTCTACTCCACCTTTTAGCCTCAGCAAATGCAGAATCGCGCAGTAAACGCGCTCATCCTTTACACCTTTCTTGAGAAGATCAATTTTGGGTGCATCTTTGGATGACACACTTGCGCCCATTTCGTTcaaaaacgaaatgaatttttccttcgatttttcctcccctcgattttccttctctgcattttcccccttcgtgCCCTCCATTCCTGTGTTACATTCGTGCAAATAAGGTTCTTCACTCTGATGGGAACCATTCACACCAAATAGTCGATGAAACAGGGTATCCTGTAACCTCCTCGCGTGGCTCCCCTCCCGATATCGCTTGGACAGAAAGAGGGAGTATAAAACCGCAGCggatatattaaaaatggtATCGTCTCTACCCTTTCGAGTAAAGATATCATAATATGAAGAATTAGTAATCTTCGTAACATAGTTGTAGATAATTTTATATGAAGTAACGTAGAGGTCATTCAGTTTTTTAAGAGATTTATACAAAACGATTTCCAAAATGTTGGTAGCGAACATGGTCCAAGTGATGTATTTCGTTATAATGTTAATGATGATTCCGCGaagtttccttttcctccattttgaaTCATACACCGGTTGatacttcccatttttgtaaGAGTATGCATCACTGTAGAgtttgaaatatttaaataaaattgtgTTAATGTAGCTATTTATTTTGAAGCTTATTGTGTCGTATGAAGACGGGGATGGATACCAATTGGCATTATTTATCTCTTGattttttattgcattttttttcgactttctttcctcctctgtCTTCCCTGATTTGTTTATCTCCCCTATGGTAGGTaacgtcatttttttttctcttttccatATTTGGCTACATACAATGTGTATGCACAACCCCATGTGGTGTACCGTATGATGCAGGTGGGAATTGCGATCATCTGCAAAGCGGGATAACTCTACATGCCGATAAATCACTAGCGGGCAATTTACATACCTGTGGCTGTCAAAAAGgatgacattttttaatgAGTTCAGAAGGCAAAACTGCTTGGGGCATTTGCTCACACTTATTACGCTCATCTTGTTTTTGCTACTCATGTAGACATAGCATGATTTCTCCTTATTTTGGAGCTCTTCAATAATAGAGTAGAAATTGTACTTGAGTATCGTCCTGTTCAATTTATTTgcaattttctttccatgTTCTTCTATATGATGAATTACTGAAaggataatatttttcagtAAAGATTTATATCTTTTCCACCTGGAACGAACTTGGCACGATTTGCcagtttttccaaaatgagcCTCCATCTCCACATAAGGCTTCTTTGCTTTGTGTGCCTGCAAATAATACCCATCACATATATGGGAACTATTTATAAGATGCCTAAAATTGTTCAGATGAAAAGaagcttccttttttgatcTTTCCCATCGGTCCAAGACTACACtattcattttcctttttaatcgAACCAGgcttttataattttctgaATGCTTATTTAGCTTATCCTTGAAAATGCTCTCAAAcaatttcctcattttgtttgGTTTGCCCCCCTCTGATGGGCTCATCGTGAAGAAGTCATAAGACGATGCCTGGACTAAACATTTGCATGGTTCACAATTTTCCAATTCATCAGAATGGCTAGCACTTTGAGCAAATACTTCTGCTTCTCCGTTTAATGATCCTATCATTTTGGCATTTTCCTTATTGTGCATGTTCTTCTCTGCATTTATTACCCCCCCACTATTCATATTTCCACCCTTCCAAGCTGAAGAGAGGTCATTTGTAAAATTCTCATACTTCTCCTTGCATGCTCCGTTAATGCTATACAATACATAAACCAAGTAGTAGTATAGCAAATAAGTATAATAGCTTGGCGGAGGCCAGATATATTTTATTGGGGCTGGCAAGGCGTAGTAGTTAGtgtaatttttcccctttacaaTTTCAAGGTAATCTACTCTGGTGCTGGAAGCTTGAGTAAACTCAAAATCGTAACAATTATTCCTGTCTACGTAAATATGcagaaaatgaacagaattgTCATAATTAAGAAATACATAGTGGTAGATGTCGAAAAGGGTGTAGAAGGATCTTGGCTCGATAAATTTATTATCCCTATTTaaaggcaaaataaaaatgttttcggATTTTAGGGAATATTCCTGCTTATCTGTgtctttgttttttactttactAATTTTGaagcaaaataaattgtAAAATGCATCCAACACTATTAGAAACCTTTCACTGATTGTGTGGTTCCTTCTAGACATATTTTCCGATGTTTTCTCGTTCGACTGCTTGTTCATATGCTCTATTCTTTCTCCGTCTTCCTCTTCGGCTAGGCAACTTTTGTCATAATAAACGTGGGTTAATATAGGCCTATACAACAATTTTATGGACAAGGTGTAATTGCTAAACCGCAGGGCATTATTTATGTTATAAaggtatataatataatagaaattatttctactaataatttcttcatagGAGCGTGTTAGTTTTGTTATATATTCctgctcgtttttttttttttcacttgttTTCTCTTTAAAATCGTATGTCTCttgaaaatttgttttttttaaactactTTTTGCTTCCCGGGCATCTGCTGCACTGCCGTCACTATGTATGGAAGAGCTACTTCCCCATGAGAAACTGCTTTCGCCGTTTTGGTCTTCACTACCGCGGTGCTCTTTCTCACCCCTAACATTCTCTTCATCTTCGGCGTTACCTATCTTTTCGCTCCATTCTGCGTGAGCATCTAATTTCCTTTGCAACTCACTATAGTACTTATGTATAagattgtttttttcatcaatgtATGGTTCTGTAACATGGGGTGGGGGTTGGTCCCCACTTGGCCCTTTTTCAGCATCATCAGGATGAACTTTTTCCTGAGAGTTGTTCTCCCTGGGAAggatttcctccccccctctgcGTTTTTCCATCAAATAAGCCTCTAAAAACGCGTTTTCATCTTCCTTTACGAAGAAATTATTGTAGAACACGGAGAAGGGTTTCGAGTATATATTCCTCTTGTTGGtgttaaaatattcttcaaaatatttgtaGTACATGTCAGATTCGTTATGGTTCATGTTGAAGAGATAATTTAGGAACTTGGATTCCTCCACATCACGATGGTCTCTGTTCGCATTGGGTGTTTTTGGTTTTTGGCGAATGTCTTTTTCCCTTGAAGAAGCTTGCACACATAGAGATTCCTCCGTTCTCGATTTGGATGATCTGGATGATCTGTCTGATTCGATCGACTCCAATGATTCGCTTTCTCCGTCTgtttcatcctcatcatcgtcatcctccACTTCTTCCTCACCGCCTGCTTCTTCTTCAGCATTTACTGGCTCTCCGCCCCAGTCCCCCCCGGTTCGCACCTCCGCCGTGCCGTAGTCCATGCTGAAGAAGTCGAAGCTCATGCTGCCCTCACCAGTTATGGCTCTCCTAAAAAATATGCCGCCCCCCCCTGTGCCCAACTCGCCCTTCCTTTTGAAGTGgcgaaaattattttcatcatatttGTTGTGCAAACatgtgacaaaaaaaatatcatcaaaTAACCATCCAGAAGGAtagttgtgaaaaaaaaacttgagATAATCATCaacaaaatatgaaaaggcttttttttgaaagttGTAAATGCAGATTGACTTAAAAATTATTAGCATGTAAGTATTGCTAAAGTTAGAGTAGCATTTCTTCACGTACTTAAAGGGAGTTATGATTTCCTTTATGTTTAACACGTTCTTCTCATCATTACTCAAATTAATATTATTGATCTTCGTATCAAACATAACGATGTTATTCAATCCAATGTATACCTTCTGACTGTTCTCATTTGTGTAGTAATTACTATTATAGTGGAATGTTTTGCTATTACTATATATGTCATTTAAgtacataatattttttaccttgATGTAGTGGTACTTTTCGTCTTTCCCATAAGAATAGAACAGTTTGAAATCATTAAAGACGAaggatatatttacatgtgcaTGTTTCATGCTACTTTTTATATCGCTCATCAAACGATTGTTGAAGAATGAGGGTGTATCTTTTGTGTTTCCCTTGGGAGAAACACCATCTGGAGGGGCTACCCCAGGTGGAGGTGAACGATCTTTcccttcatcatcatttCGATGAGGAGAACTATCCTGGTGATTATTCTCTAGGTAGTCCAAATTTTCCTTCGACCCATCATGGGAGGAAGACTCTTGCTTCATCGAATAGTACAATgttccatttgtgttaaaaatataataactGTTTTCATTTAcagaaatgagaaaaaaattatgttgcTTGTTCCAAAGGACGAAATTGTAGTAATGATGTGGATTGCTCCACGCATTAAATGTGTCTATTGTAAATATGCTCTTTTGGAAGGTATGTTTGCACACGTATGGATAAGTTCCATATCctttaataataaaattttccgtTATCACTAGGATCATTTTTCTGTAAATGTTCATGCTTATATCTATTATAGAGGAACCCACATAAATGCCAATGACCGGTTTCTGTTTACTCTTCCTAACATTCTTATCATCACTGTATTGAATTTCATTATAATAAGGGGTTGTCATTTCTTCATGGTGAGTGGCATCTCCTTTGCCATTCTTAGTACTTGACCACTGGTTAGGATTACTTCTTGGCTGCCTGATCCcctgagttttttttttttttttttttttttttttcatttttggaTCTTCCCTCATTGCCCTTTTATCACCTCTGAAGAACCCCTCGTGGACTTTCCTCCCACAATGATAACAAGACTCCCTTTTCGGAATATTGAAGAACtgatgaaaaaaggagaaaatgtaaaaatctCCCTTTCGACTCAGTAGCAACACATAATCGTTGTGTTCGCTAAATTCTACCTTTACTATTCCTTCTCTGGCAATTCTTCCCATGTGCGTATTTGTTATCCccagtttttttctccttatatatttgtacagGTTGTTTTCTTCGTTCACGCTGTGCAGGTAGATTGGTCTGCAGACCTTCCCACTTTGTTGGCGCTTCGTCTGACTAAAACTACCATCACGGCTTCGGCTGACATTACTGTTGCGATGAGCATCattgttcctccttttttcctccctcttcCATTTCGCTGTGTCATCTCCGTGCGATGAAAGCAATCCGCGTTTCAACTGCTCGTAGTACGCCTCCACATGTTGAAGGGCGTGATATTTCCGCACTCGCATCCGAACTTTCCATCCTTTTCTGGTGGAATAATATACAcgaccattttttttttcaaatttttgtttttcactCATTCCTTGAAGGAAACTCAAAATGTGCTTGGTACGTGCACACCTTTGCTTGCCTCTGcacattttatcatttccctCTTTAGTTGTTCTTGCGAATCTTTTACCCCCCCTTGGTATTCTACTAAAATAAATTCCATTAAGGCTTACAATCTGTGTGTTAATAACAACCTTGCTAACACTACTGTTATTGTCTTCCCGGTTTCCGTTTGAAGGcaatttcttcttatgtgtttcattttttccctcgttGGGAATAACCTTTCTTGGAGGCGCCACCCTGTTCTGACGCGAAGTTGCAGCCAAGACagatttcacattttccgaaataaatatttcattcgtgttgtaagaaaaaaataaaatgttatttttcgTTATCATCATGCAATTGGAAGGAATGGGAAGGTATAGAACggttaataattttatgcacacatatttatgtattttttttttcctgtactTTTTCTTAATGTAAGTGATGTAAGCATaatattcattttcattttcgctgGAGTCATCATCAGTATATTCCAAAACATTTATCGAGTGTACATTCTTTTCATAATCCAACATAACCACATCCTTCTTGTTCGATATATTATACGCATAGACATATTTCAAATTTGTGCTgactatatatatagtgtTGTCTATGGGTGACAAAACGACCTTGTTGTGGTACCCGTACTTTCCAACATTCTCATCTTTCAGAGCGTATAAACTAACAAAGGAAAAGTCGTAATTGTCAAACACATAGAAGCAAATTTTCGTGATTATGAAGATGAAGGAATTGCACGAGCTCGTGTTTATGTAAATTACTTCATCAGTGAAACTTTCGTCGGTGTTCTTGCTCTGTGCGTTTCCGGCGACAGGTGTATTATTGGGGCCACTCAGGCCTCTGTGATCACTTGGGCCATTTTGCCCATGTGGCTCATTGCGGAGGTACACCTTCTCGTCcgctcccccccccttaatgGGGGGTTTCCTCCCCTCCTGCTTATTTCGGGGCGCGTAGacttttttgcaaaattttatctCATCCTCTTTATCCAAACATAACATTTTTGTGTAGGACCTCCCCCTATATGTATTTGcattaagggaaaaattcaGACGCACACATGCGTTGGGATACTAATTCATGGGGATTCCTCTGTTCGGGACTTGTCAAACGGAGAGAGTTTGGTCTTTGggaattcacaaaaaaaaaaaaaaaaaagaagctatTTCCCCGAGGATTACACAAATGGAACCAATTGCACTGTCGAAAAGGGCCCCAAGTGGGATGCACAATACTTTGCTGTGTAATGTACCTCCTTttgttttaaggaaaaaatagctacaaaaaaaaaaaaataataataataataataaactAAAAAGGAAGCTTGGATGGGGGGGAAAGCATCCAtttattcacaaaaaaaagaa is a genomic window containing:
- a CDS encoding vacuolar protein sorting-associated protein 4, putative → MDSEETINQAVKLAKDAVIEDEKKNYKSALNLYIQSLQYFNFFCKYEKNSNIRDLILKKMEIYMTRAEILKELINKKESMETKEKVGGGGASTEESKENMKKQIKEFILNKDKNVKWSDVCGLETAKEVLKEAIIFPLKFPKLFNSSALPYKGILLYGPPGTGKTFLALACSNECNMNFFNVSSSDLVSKYQGESEKYIKCLFDTAKEHAPAIIFIDEIDSLCGSRTDGENESTRRIKTEFLINMSGLNNYKNNIIVMGATNTPWSLDSGFRRRFEKRIYIPLPNVYARMKIFEKYINGNESNGKDQDATEGKSVNVDGSTCGNGSQSNIGKEDIKYFATVTENYTGADIDIICRDAVYMPVKKCLLSKFFKQVKRNGQIFYTPCSPGDPDPTKVEKNVMSLNENELLLPPLSVQDFKTAISNAKPSLSVDDLKKYEEWTQQYGMNGT